One part of the Chryseobacterium mulctrae genome encodes these proteins:
- a CDS encoding immunoglobulin-like domain-containing protein has protein sequence MKKLILLIISATLLLSCNQNKKEEEQSSKKEKVNDVEDKSVSLSIEPNVFKLSEIPDTIKVTIINNTNDTITTGLHYQIENYEKNEWKDISPKGIAFNDLGWRLKPTDTESFEKKLYKDQISYKVGKYRIVKYYLNSDYQKTRENNNVYGEFEIK, from the coding sequence ATGAAAAAACTTATCCTACTTATAATTTCAGCAACACTTTTATTGAGTTGTAACCAAAATAAAAAGGAAGAAGAACAATCATCCAAAAAAGAAAAAGTAAATGATGTTGAGGATAAGTCTGTATCATTATCTATAGAGCCAAATGTTTTTAAACTTTCAGAAATCCCAGATACTATAAAGGTTACAATAATAAACAATACAAATGATACTATCACTACAGGGTTGCATTATCAGATTGAAAATTACGAGAAAAACGAATGGAAAGACATTTCGCCAAAGGGTATTGCGTTTAACGACCTTGGTTGGCGACTAAAACCAACCGATACAGAGAGTTTTGAAAAGAAATTATATAAAGACCAAATCAGTTATAAAGTAGGCAAATACAGAATTGTCAAATATTATCTGAACTCCGACTATCAAAAGACAAGGGAAAATAATAATGTTTACGGAGAGTTTGAGATTAAGTAG
- a CDS encoding DUF3781 domain-containing protein has protein sequence MKVNKTEILNNICYTELVYGRINKKLRVDYSKSEIEKLIFNAISETAEKFIQKIGKNYYITNTYKNIRITINTYTHRVITVDRITK, from the coding sequence ATGAAAGTCAATAAAACCGAAATATTAAATAATATCTGTTACACCGAACTTGTATATGGCAGAATAAATAAAAAGCTACGAGTAGACTATTCAAAATCTGAAATTGAAAAATTGATTTTTAATGCCATAAGCGAAACGGCAGAAAAATTCATTCAGAAAATCGGTAAAAATTATTATATAACAAACACTTACAAAAATATTAGGATTACAATCAACACATACACACACAGGGTTATCACTGTTGACAGAATTACAAAATAA
- a CDS encoding helix-turn-helix domain-containing protein: MKQIGDSNEDMLALLEAVVGIKNELLYIREYFHPLLKGEIYLSGEQVCEMLHISKRTLQQYRDDGLIPFIKLERKILFRESDIVKVLEDNYQR; the protein is encoded by the coding sequence ATGAAACAGATTGGAGATTCAAACGAAGATATGCTTGCCCTGCTCGAAGCTGTGGTAGGCATCAAAAATGAACTGTTGTATATCAGAGAATATTTCCACCCATTACTAAAAGGGGAAATCTATCTGTCAGGCGAACAGGTTTGCGAGATGTTACACATCAGCAAACGGACATTGCAACAATACAGGGATGACGGACTGATACCTTTTATCAAGCTCGAACGGAAAATCTTGTTTCGTGAAAGCGATATTGTCAAGGTATTGGAAGATAACTATCAGCGTTAG
- a CDS encoding helix-turn-helix domain-containing protein, which translates to MEITVLDIQILKALHREVKEVSLLIKKITTPYKALQQATKWLDQQEACQLLNISKRTLQTYRAKGILGATQINRKTYFRLSEVELLMQGERPLKKQKK; encoded by the coding sequence ATGGAAATAACAGTTTTGGACATTCAGATTTTAAAAGCATTGCACAGAGAAGTAAAGGAAGTTTCTTTATTGATTAAGAAAATCACTACGCCTTACAAGGCATTGCAACAGGCAACGAAATGGCTCGACCAACAGGAAGCCTGCCAACTGCTCAATATCAGCAAAAGAACGTTGCAGACGTATAGGGCAAAAGGCATTCTTGGAGCAACGCAGATCAATCGGAAAACGTATTTCAGATTATCAGAAGTGGAGTTACTTATGCAGGGAGAGCGACCATTAAAAAAGCAAAAGAAATGA
- a CDS encoding DUF6922 domain-containing protein, protein MELREKNNDIPNLDRVFFWDFDIEAMDFKKAYKTIIARIIERGGQNEIDELVRFYGHSRVIKAIRDEIYFLPNYAIDRALRFFPELKKEEMYCYLNRKDKPYHWI, encoded by the coding sequence ATGGAATTAAGAGAAAAAAATAACGACATTCCAAATCTTGACCGAGTGTTTTTTTGGGATTTCGACATCGAAGCAATGGACTTTAAGAAAGCCTACAAGACTATTATAGCCCGTATCATAGAACGTGGCGGTCAAAATGAAATTGATGAGCTTGTCCGTTTCTATGGTCATAGCAGGGTTATCAAAGCAATCCGTGACGAAATTTACTTCTTACCCAACTATGCAATTGATAGGGCATTGAGGTTCTTCCCAGAACTTAAAAAGGAAGAAATGTACTGCTATCTGAACCGTAAGGACAAGCCTTACCATTGGATATAA